The genomic region ATTTAACCATTGGACCTGCGAACGAATGTGCATTACTCAACTGGTTGaatatgaatatttattgaaaactgTCGAAGCAGTAAGACAACGACTAGAGTTCAAGGATCAGTTCTTAACCATAGTTAAAttcaaaagttaaaataagcaaacatgaaattttaaatattttaacaataaTCCATTATCCGTATCTTCCAATTGTTTTAGTTTCCGGACCGATTCGCGTGGCGGTTCGATCCGGAAGGTGCAACATGATCATATATTATCTTTTTATGGAAAGCACATatcaacatttcaaaacaaatgatCCTAATTTAAACGATCATGTTGTGTTgtaatcaattttgttttatgcaaGGCTCAATCGTGAACCGTAGGAAAAGTTCATTATTATCAAACAATCGGTATGCTTCGTataaattctaaaataaagcaaacaaattaaaaagaaatgtatgtaaaagcaaacgaaagttGCAAGAAACGTATTCAAATTATAGCGAAAAGACTTTGTCGTTCCATATTTAGTATTGTTTTAAACGGAGCTTCCAAATGGCCGCTGATTTTTAATCGATGCTAAACCCGAATCAGCCAGCATCCTATCACCTATTGGCAGAAGACGACAAGCATTGGGAAAATGTGTGATTGTATTAAGAGATAGAGAAGAGCGCATGTCGCTCGGCAAGGAAGGCGCCGAAATGAGCTAAATTATTGACAATaatatacacacaaacacacacaaattcgcaaaaaaaaacttgtaaaaGAAAACGCATAAAATTACCCACAGGCCACACGGGAAAAGCGCTGTCCAATAAATGTATTATCATAATCCACCATCATGCTCGAATAGAGGAATATAACGTTAGGTGTCATATAGCTATACATGTATATAGGATATACGAATGCATAAATCCTTCGCGCACGGAACGATCCTCGGGCATCTTTACAGAGAGTGCATCATACCGCCCGGCAGAAGCGATACATCGTACGAACATAGAAAACGATTTATGTATTGTAAAGTATTGTGAAATATAACATccagagaaaaagaagaaagttgAGTTTTACTTCGGTTCAAGGTAAGAAACATACCGATGATTACTTTCCTTAAATTACAGTACAACTGCACGCGGCCATTCGTACGATTTGCAGCGAAAACTGTACGAATAACTTTCGACTAGTAACTATATATGCTTGGTGAAATTGATGATTCCTACCTAAATGAGATTCGTTTTGTTGATCGTACTTTCGCCGGTATATCACATCTTAAAAGACTGCTCATACAGAGGATATTCGACAGGTTTGGCAGGTTTGCGTTTcctgaaataataaaaagaagtCGTTATGCAACGTACGGGTTTTTGTATTGCCTGCTACATCTTACCTATAGAGGATGTAGTGTTGAAACATGAACACCAAATCGAAGAGTATGGAAAAAATGCCAAGCCCAAACTTGACCGGATCACCTCCGATTGACCTCCAATCATCTGGAATGATTTCACACAAACGTTTGTTAAGTGGGTTTGCGCTATGGAAGGCATTGCCGTCTCCGGGGACATACCAAAGTTCCACGCGTTGATAACCATCTGGAGGATACCGAACAAACCCCCGGCTAAATCCAATAATCGGTTGAGAATTTCGAAACCTTCAGTACTCTTGCGCCGATAGTTCATGTAAGCTTGCGGGAAGTACTTGATCATGGTCGTGGACAGTTTGATGTAGCTCATGATGTACAAAAAATCCAACCAGTGCATAAGCCGTAACGCAGCCGCACTGaacgtgatggtgatgatcatCATGTACACCGAGATGATAGCCTTGGCCGGCGTGGATACACTGTTGCCACCGGTGTCATACATTCGGCACTGCAGGATCGTGAACCCTGTCCCAAACACGGCATGCATGGCAAATCCGATATCATTTCCGATCACGGGATTTAGTCCGAATTGATGCCGCCGGTAGTACTCGTTCTGTGGGATTGAGAGATTGAAAAAtggtttaataaaaaacaaatcaaaacaacggCATATAGACACTAACCTCGACATAGCTGTTCCAGTAGAGGAAGACATTGAACACGACGTAGCAAACATGACCTACGATGTTGATGTACAAGAAGTCAAAGCTCAAACCAACCACGCTTTTACGCCGATAGTTCAACCAAATCTGCGGATAGTAGCCAGCCGACCAGCAGGCGGTGTACGTCCATCCGATCAGAAGCGATACTATGATCAATGGCTGGTGCATGGCAACCTTGATCAACGCGAAAAGTCTTTTATCATCGACGATTTGCGCAGGTTCCACAAGTGGTTTCACGATGAACCGTCCCTGCTTGGACGGTTGAAACTGTATCGGTGTACTTCCATTGTGCCAACCTTCCGCGTAAGAGATCGTTTGATTGGAGCATATTTCCACCGGACGGTAGAATGTCACCTCGATCGGCACCGGGGTGTATCCGCtattgaaaaacaacacaatccCCCATCTTCACTCAATCCCCATTCCCATCTTTAGGACGGAGCAACGGTACTTACTTGGCTTCAACGGTGAAGGTAACATTTTGTCCGAACGTAACTACGATCGACTGGGGAACGATCGACAGGGACAGATTGGCGAAATTTGCCCCAACGCCTATGGCCACCGTCAGAACCATTGACAGCCAAAGTAGGGCGCACATAGCGGTGTAGGCGATCAGCTTCTAGCTGTGAAGAAAAGTTTATCACTGAGTTGGCGACGGCAAACCCCTATGGCATCACCTCACGGGGATGGCTGATAAGTGGAAGACTATTGTCATAGCTAAATCTCTTTCAGATGAGATTAGTGGCACGGAACGATGCTGAGGAGGAACACATGTCCGAACAAACATGATGTCAAGTGATAAATAGAGCAGCGCGATAAGGAGCTGGTGCTGAACCATATTGAACCCTTTGAGAGTTTGCTGCTTTTCATATGAAAGCTAAGTGGATTTAGTGTTTATTCGGCGCTAGCTAGCTACTGGGTGTCTTGGCGAACTTCTTTCCGATTGTTGTAACAAATGTAATGTTGCACCATAAAAACGACATCGAAGAAGATTGAAACGAAACCCAACCCGAACTTTACCGGGCTTCCGAGGATGGATTGCCAATCatctgcaaaacaaaaaggaatggACAATATGAGCAGAAATTTACAAGTAAACATAAAAGTGTTAACTCTTACCGAAATTCCAGCCATTCAGTATCATTTGCAGCAAGCTCAACAGTCCACCGGCCAAGTCCAGCAATCGGTTAGAAATAGCGAAACCTTCAGTACTCTTTCGCCGGTAGTTCATAAACACCTGGGGAATATATTTCACCAAATTTGTCGAAAGCTTCACGTAGCTCAGCATGTAAAGAAAGTCCAACCAGTGCAGCTGACCAGCGAGTGTCAAAGCGCAGAAAACGGCGACCAATACCACGCATCCGGTCATGAACATCTTAACCGGAAGTGACACCACGTTTCCATTGCTTTGGTAAATGTAGCATTGGACAATAAGGACGACGTTCCCGAAGACGGCGTGTACCGCATAGGCGACATCGTTCGCTATCACTGGATTCAATCCGAAAGGGTTTCGATTGAAGTATTCTGACTGAAAATTCACATTAACATGTCACAACCAGGCCTTCCAGTGTATGTATACCTCATTTACCTCAATATGACTGTTGCAAAACAGCAGCACATTAAATGTAGCGTAACAGCAATTTCCTACCACATTTAAGCACAAAAAGTCGAAGCTTAACCCAACGACGCTTTTACGTTTGTAGCTGGTCCACGCCTGGAAGTAATCGCCGATTGTCCAGCACACCGTGTACGTCCATCCAATAAGCATTGATAAGATTATCAGCGGTTGATACTTGGCCACCTTTAGCTGTGCGAATAGCCGGCTTTCGTCGACCAGTGCTGGTGGTAGGACTAAAGGACGGATAAGGAAACGTCCTTGCAGTGTGGAAGTTGCCTGCACCGGAAACCATTCTTCAAATGGTAAGGTTCGGTTCGATGGGGATATTGTGATACTTTCTGGCAGAATCTCGATAGCTTCATTCCATTCCCAGGTAATGGTAACGTTTGTATCAGTCGAGAGGAAACCACTAAAAAAAGCCATTCAAATATTATTGCACTCATTGGAACTAATCATCAGTTTTACTTACTTTGCCACAAGCCAAAAGTGTGCTGGTTCTTCCAAACTGGTAGTTATTGCCTGTGGTTCTATTTTTAAGCTCAAAGAATTCAACCGCTGGTTGCCAAGGCCCGTTGTGGCGTCATTGATTCCTAAGTACACACTCAGGACAATAACCAAGCACTGGAGATGCATTGCCACTAACGAAAGATACTGGAGCAACTCTACAACCAGCGGTCATCATTGCCCAAAACACAATTCTTTAAGATAAGCGCAATCATTGTATGTGTTGTCTTACCGCACATGAATCTGATTAAACGAGATGTTAGCTGGTAGGAAGTGAGTAACTCCGTCGGGCGGTTGTCtagtcattgaaactatctttCCGTGTTTAGTTTACcgtttactgttttttttattacattctaAGACCCACATTCATTTTTGGAAGAATAGTAAACGAAATAGAATATTTTAACGGTTCAGTCAAAAGTCTAGGGAATCTGTTTGACACTTACAAGACCATCAGTACAACTTGGAAGGTTAATTTATTGCCAACAAATCGCAAAAAAATTTTGGGTTTCTCCGTAACCATGAATCCACCAAATTGGGAAACCCAtgagttttgtatggaagttTGCTTCTGTGcgattattattaattaaatATCTATTAACCCGCTTCTTATATTTAATTAATATGATATACGATGGTATTCGTTGTGTCAAAACTTGCAACCGCGCGAATTTCAAAGTAGATATACTTTGACACATCAGATGGTAGGTAAACAATGGCGATGCTTGCGGTTTAGTTCTAGATTTATGTAACTGCCCGGCAACAAATTATCCTTTTAGTTAAGAAGCGTACAGTATGCTATCCACCGTGGGGCGTCTGGCTAGGA from Anopheles coustani chromosome 3, idAnoCousDA_361_x.2, whole genome shotgun sequence harbors:
- the LOC131271369 gene encoding cystinosin homolog, whose amino-acid sequence is MHLQCLVIVLSVYLGINDATTGLGNQRLNSLSLKIEPQAITTSLEEPAHFWLVANGFLSTDTNVTITWEWNEAIEILPESITISPSNRTLPFEEWFPVQATSTLQGRFLIRPLVLPPALVDESRLFAQLKVAKYQPLIILSMLIGWTYTVCWTIGDYFQAWTSYKRKSVVGLSFDFLCLNVVGNCCYATFNVLLFCNSHIESEYFNRNPFGLNPVIANDVAYAVHAVFGNVVLIVQCYIYQSNGNVVSLPVKMFMTGCVVLVAVFCALTLAGQLHWLDFLYMLSYVKLSTNLVKYIPQVFMNYRRKSTEGFAISNRLLDLAGGLLSLLQMILNGWNFDDWQSILGSPNEYYRRHQFGLNPVIGNDIGFAMHAVFGTGFTILQCRMYDTGGNSVSTPAKAIISVYMMIITITFSAAALRLMHWLDFLYIMSYIKLSTTMIKYFPQAYMNYRRKSTEGFEILNRLLDLAGGLFGILQMVINAWNFDDWRSIGGDPVKFGLGIFSILFDLVFMFQHYILYRKRKPAKPVEYPLYEQSFKM